From Streptomyces durmitorensis, a single genomic window includes:
- a CDS encoding DUF5707 domain-containing protein, with translation MRIRATVAALTGTLALSALVVPAAQAADEPNVPKFAPFAANAPVDEVVGDTKITKVAVNGGKNIVVGTTEKKKFTVAITATDPEGIYDADALLWHGSDIESDIDGLLLSDEAGATCKVVNATTSTCTVNVTVDPKLDLYSNILAGKWKVSANAIGNDGDYVIKDTVGYASIQRNARLTTNASPEPVKKGKTLTVTGALTRANWETSKYAGYTSQSVKLQYKKKGATSYTTLKTITSGSSGALKTTVTASADGYYRYVFAGTSTTPAVTSTADFVDVN, from the coding sequence ATGCGCATCCGTGCCACCGTGGCCGCACTGACCGGCACCCTGGCTCTGTCCGCTCTCGTCGTCCCGGCCGCCCAGGCCGCCGACGAGCCGAACGTCCCGAAGTTCGCGCCCTTCGCCGCCAACGCGCCCGTCGACGAGGTCGTCGGCGACACGAAGATCACGAAGGTCGCCGTCAACGGTGGCAAGAACATCGTGGTCGGCACCACCGAGAAGAAGAAGTTCACCGTCGCCATCACGGCGACCGACCCCGAGGGCATCTACGACGCCGATGCCCTCCTGTGGCACGGCTCGGACATCGAGAGCGACATCGACGGCCTGCTCCTCTCCGATGAGGCCGGGGCCACCTGCAAGGTCGTCAACGCGACCACCTCCACCTGCACGGTCAACGTCACGGTCGACCCGAAGCTCGACCTCTACAGCAACATCCTGGCCGGCAAGTGGAAGGTGTCGGCGAACGCGATCGGCAACGACGGCGACTACGTCATCAAGGACACGGTCGGCTACGCCAGCATCCAGCGCAACGCCCGCCTCACCACCAACGCCTCCCCCGAGCCGGTGAAGAAGGGCAAGACCCTCACGGTCACCGGCGCCCTGACCCGCGCCAACTGGGAGACCTCGAAGTACGCGGGCTACACCAGCCAGTCCGTGAAGCTCCAGTACAAGAAGAAGGGCGCGACCTCCTACACCACCCTCAAGACGATCACGTCCGGCTCCAGCGGCGCGCTGAAGACGACCGTGACCGCCTCCGCGGACGGTTACTACCGCTACGTCTTCGCCGGTACGTCCACGACCCCGGCCGTCACGTCGACCGCCGACTTCGTGGACGTCAACTAG